In Shewanella sp. GD04112, the sequence GCTGCCGAGCTTAATGTCGCGGCGGGTAGCAATATCGCCTTCGACTTGGTAAACCTCATCGCCACCACCGCTGGTCATAAAGACACCGCGTTTAACCATCAACACATTCGCCCTGTGTTCGAGCAAGACTCTGGCGGAGATCCGCTGATTTTGGCGCAGCTTCAAGCTTTCGCTCTGGACAAATTGCACTCTGGCGGTCACCTCACGGTTACGCACTTCGGGGGAAATCGAGGATAGTTTGCCCATGAGTTTGACTTCACCGAAGCTCAGTTCGACCTCCATTCCGAGTCCTAACTCGTCGGCGTAGGATTCAGGCACTGCCAACTCGGCCTCATAGGCACTTAAATCGACCACGGTCAGGATGGGTTGATTGGCGCTTAAACGCGTTTTTTGCTCGGTCAACCAGTTACCAATAATGCCGCTCACCGGCGCCTTGATATTTAAGGCATCGACCTGACGCTCAAGCTCTTTTACCGCCAGACTCTGACGCTCAACTTCCAAGGCCTTGTTTTTCACCTCAAAGGTTAAGGTATCCTTGGTTAAGGCCACTTCCTGCTCCGCATGCTTAAATTTGAGTTTTGCCTTGTGCAGATCGTCCTTGCCCTTCTCATAGTCGATTTGGCTGATCAGTTTAGATTGGATCAATAAATCCCCACGGCGGCTCTCCCGATCGGCGGCTTCCAAATCGACCGAGGCCATGTCTAAGGTTTGATTGACTTGTAATTGGTTACGTCTGGCGTCTAGCTTGGCACGCTCAAGGGCGCTCTCTAATCCCGCCAATAGTGATTTCGCCTGCTCTAATTGATTGGTTAATCTTGGACTCTCCAGCTTTGCGACCACATCACCTTTGCTGACGCTATCCCCTGGGTTGCTCAGTAACGTCACAGTGCCTTCTTCGGTGCTGTAGAGGATCGGCGCATTGGCGGCAACAATTTTGCCCGTGGTGGCCACATCTCGAGTGAGTGTGCCAACATATAAAGTAGCGGTGGTGAGCTCGCTACGGCTGATGGACTGGCTGACTTTATCGCTACCAAAACTGGCCCACACTAAGGCGCTGACGAGTAAGGTGCAGCCGCCAATCATCAGAGGCAACTTGAGGCGTTTTGCGGTCGATGGCACAAGGACTTTATCTTGGCCGCTGGTATCTTTAATCATGGCGTTTCTCGCTTCCCTGTCGGAGGGCTGGATAGGCCCATCGCTACGGACACTATTAAAAATCGATATCCAGTAATAGCAACGCCTATGCCAATTTCATTAAAACATTTATTTTCAGCATGTTAGGTAGAATTGAAGATAAAAGTGTCCGCGGACACCGAGGGCTTTATTAAAAAGTGTCCGCTGGTTTTCGCGAAAGTGTCCGCTGAAAAGCGGTTTGTGAACATAGGAGTAAGACGGAGTGCGGACACTCAACATGCGTTAACACTTTTATTGGTGAAATGGCTGAGTTTCCCTTTACAGCTAAATCCTTGCCACATAAGATCCTGCCACCCTCGCAGCAGAAACATTCAACAAGATGAATCGCCCTATGACAACACTCACTATTACTCGTCCTGACGACTGGCACATTCACCTAAGAGACGGCGCACAATTAAAAGACACGGTTCGCGATATCAGCCGCTATATGGGCCGCGCTATCGTGATGCCTAATCTGGTTCCTCCCGCTATCGATACCGAAACCGCCTTGGCTTATTACGATCGTATCAAGGCGCAAGTGCCAGCAGGCTCGCAATTTGAACCCTTAATGGTGTTGTACCTCACCGACAAAACCAGCCCAGAAGAAATCCGTAAAGCCAAAGCCTCGGGCAAAATCGTTGCCGCTAAACTCTATCCAGCAGGCGCGACCACCAACTCGGATTCTGGCGTGACCGATTTGAAGAACATCTACCCCGCCCTCGAAGCGATGCAGGAAGTGGGCATGTTGTTCCTAGTGCATGGTGAAGTGACTGATTCATCGATTGATATTTTCGACCGTGAGCGCGTATTTATTGAGAATATCCTCAGCAAGATCGTGGCCGATTTCCCTAAGCTTAAAATCGTTCTCGAGCATATCACCACTAAGGATGCGGTCGATTTCGTGACTCAAGCATCTGACAACGTTGCTGCCACGATCACCGCGCACCACTTGCTCTATAACCGCAACCACATGTTGGCTGGCGGTATTCGTCCGCATTTCTATTGCCTGCCGATTTTAAAGCGCAATACCCACCAGCAAGCGCTGTTAGGCGCCGCGGCCAGTGGCAATAAGAAGTTCTTCCTCGGTACCGACTCTGCGCCACACGCTAAAGATCGTAAAGAAGCCGCCTGTGGCTGCGCGGGTTCTTATACTGCCCATGCGGCCATTGAGCTGTACGCCGAAGCCTTTGAATCGGTCAATGCGCTGGATAAATTAGAAGCCTTTGCCAGCTTCAACGGCCCAGATTTTTACAATCTGCCCCGCAACAGCGATACCATCACCCTAGTGAAAAAATCTTGGGATGTGCCCGTCAGTTACCCACTTGGCGACAACAACGTTGTGCCAATTCGCGCCGGCGAACAAATCGATTGGCAGGTCGAATAAACAGGCCTTTTGAGGCGATAAACGGTTAGCCTGCTGTTTATCAAGCTCGACACCGTTAAGAGTCGCCTTAAGGCGACTTTTTTATAACCAGTAAATAACTCCATAAGCGATTATCTTTTAAGAGAAAAACATGAATACACGGAAGTTACTAACGCTGTTGTCCTCAAGCCTATTGCTTGCCACTACGCTACCTTTTAGCACTCTTGCCGCCGATGAACTCTCAGGGATTTGGCAGGGCACGCTGGGTAAAAGCAGTATTAGAGTCTGCTTTAACCAATACGGCAGCGGCAGTTATTACTATCAACGCTACCTAACCCCAATACAGCTCGATCTGCAAAACGGTATTTGGAAAGAAGAAAACAATACTGGAAACTGGCAGTTCGATAGCGCGACGGCGCAGCAACTCAACGGCCATTGGTTTAAAGACAATTCAGGCAAATCCTTACCCATAAAGCTTGAGCGCCAACTCAGCCCCGATAATCAGGATGACTGCAGCGCCGATGCCTACAATTTGCTGCTTGAAACCAAGCCTTCACTGAGCCGTGGAAAATGGCAAGCTTTTCAAACCATTGAATACCGTCCACTGACCTATGGCACAGAAGTCGGCATCGAATTTAACGGCCCACAAAAAGGCATTCCCGCCATTAATCAGTGGCTTGAGAAAAAGCTCACCGATGATACTCAGCTAGCACAAACCTTTGACACGCGCCGCAGAATGTTGTCGCAAATGGGCCATTTTGTGGCCGATGAAACCTATGCAGAACCGATTTTCCTCAATCAGCATTGGCTCAGCGTGCGCTTATATCGCTGGGCGGCGGGTTTTGGCGCCAATGGGATCAGCCAAGAGTTTGTTAGCTTCTCCCTCGCCGATGGTAAACCCTTCCATCCGTGGCAGTGGTTTATCGCCGATAAGCCAACACAAACCTTGCCAGAAAGCATGAGTTATCAGCTCCCACCTGCACTTAAGGAAAAGCTGTTTGCCAATGCAGTCCCAGCTGCTGAATGCCCAAGTGCCGACGGCTCTGGGTATTTTCAACTCACCCTCGAGGCGAATGGGATTAAGTTTTGGGAAATGCCCCGTGGCGATGGTTGTGAACAGGAGTTTACCTTAACCCCACAAGAAGCCATGCCCTTTGCCACACCTTGGGGGCAAACGCAGCTTAAGCTATTGGAATAATAAAATTTAATATAAATTCATCATTAATCGCGATAGCGGGAAAGCAGGCTGAGATAACGATAATAAGCGTTAGAAAAGCCCTTTCCCGTTAATCTTGTCGGGCTAACGTCTCTTATCAGACTCTGCCCCTATTTTGAAGGAAGATAGCTTGAGCCAGCAAATGCCCCAGATAGCAGAACAAACAGCCGAAGCCTTAGTGCAAGCCCAGTTAGTCGCCTATAACCAACGCGACCTTGCAAGCTTTGTGGCGCTCTTTAGCGACGATGTTTGTATCTACCGCCCACCCGCCACAGAGCCCGTGATCCGAGGCAAGGCTGCCTTTAGTGATTTCTATCAGAATGAACGCTTTAACTTGCCGCATCTGCACGCCGAGATCCTAAATCGTATGGTGGTCGGCAATAAGGTGGTCGATCACGAACGGATCTGCGGCATCCGCGAGGAGCCTTTTGAAGTCATGGTGGTCTTTGAAGTCGCTAATGGCCTTATCCAAGCAATGTGGAGCTTTGCCGCTAACTAGGGCGAGCTCTAACTGGTCATATCAAGCTGAATGGCCTAGCAGAAAGCATCATCGGAAAAGGCGCTCGCCAAAGCGGTGAAAAATGTTACGCCTATCCCATATTTCATTTCGGCGCCGCCTTTTGGTGTGATATCAACGGATTCTGTGAAGCACACGACTGTCCCTCAACCACAAAATGCCTTAGGGTTATTAAAAGGGCGATGCACTCAACGCCCTCTTCACTTTGCCCAACAATAGGAATTGCTGATGTCTGATAACCAACAAGCCTTTTACGAACGTGCCACCGAGATGATTAAGCTCGCGAACCAGCAAAACCAAAACACCGAGATCCAAACCGGTGAGGTCAGCGCTTCCTTTATGTGGGCCGTCGCCCGCTACAACGCTTGGTTTGGCTCCACCAGCTTTGAATCCAAAGAACAAATGCAGGCCAAAAAACAGGAAATGATGGATTACTATATCGAGCGCTACAAAGAGATGATTGACGCCAATCTCGAAGACTATATCGAAAACTTCGACCACTACCGCGCCACACAAAAGTAATCAGTGATAATACGCCCCATGCGAAAAGTGATTGGGGCGTGTTAATTATGACTTTCTAATGACCACTGCTAGCCTTTAGCCATACAAAAGCCAAGTAAAGCACTAGGGCAATATATCCAAGGGAAATCATCAGATTCACTCTCCAGAGATTTAACCAGAAATGGCCAGTGAAATAAGTGCGTCTTCTAACGTCGTGGAAAAACAATACCGTTGAAGAAGGCACCAGCATCAATGCCGAGCAGCCCAGCATAGGTAATACCATAAATAGGAATCCTAAACCGCTCGCGCCAGCGGAGGCTTCCGAGATTTCACTATCTACAGGCGCGAACATAACAATCGCTAGAATAATTCCAGCAACCGTCAGCATAAATCCAAAAAGCTGTAGCGTTCTCATCTTCATCCTTAAATATAAAACCTGCACATACTCACCCAAGTGAGCGAGCAGCTAAATCTAGCGGTTTTTGGTATTAGCTTCTACCCCATCGCTAAAGTTCCACTTCGTTCAAGATTCGTCTTCACAGACTAATTTGAGATATGCCATTTTCGCAAACTAAGCTCGTAGTTTGCTCGGCTCCATCGCTTTGATTCTTATCGACTCAAGACTGTGCCAACGTTTACGGAAAATAAGCTTAAGTAGGAATCGATAATGTGCGGAAGTAAAACAGAAACCGTGATTAACCAAGAGGATTGTTGGCTGGTTTTCGCAGGGCAACTCAGCAAATTAAGGCTGATAAGCCCAAGAGGGGCAAATAGGATTATTTGCCCCTCTAGTCTGACACTGTGGCGAACAGCTTCTTACTTATGCGCAGCAAGAACAAAGATGATACATCGCCGTTATTGAGTGCATGCGTTTGTCGTTTGGCAGTCGACAGCAGCCTGACGCTTCAGTTGCTGAGCATATTGCTCCGCCGCCGCTTTTGCCTTTCGAGCCTCTACCTTATGTTGCACATTCTCCACCAAGACCTTATCAAAGGTCTCCATTCCAAAATGGTCGGAAACATCCTGATAAATAAACCAAGATGCAAAGGCGACAATGCCATAGGTCATTAGACGTAACATGGTTTTTAAACCTCAACAATTGTATCAACAACTGCAATATAACTGAGGTTTTTCATAAAGAAAACTGTCAATTTAATGGCTTGAAATTGTCAAATTACCACCATTATTCAATAGGATACAAAAACACAAAAACCTTTAATTACATCAATTTAGCTATTTGAGTCCAAAGTCAGCTTCTAACCGTCAAAATTGGCGATTAACCATTAAAAATGAGCGATTATTTGACATAGATTTTTAAGTGACAATAAATCATGTACTGCTTAACTAATGTCAGAAAGTCGACGATAAATTCATCAACTGTGATTTTTGACACAGCAAGCCAAGCCTAAGCTAGAGTGCTGTATTAAGTTGTTGGAGAAACCCTTTCTCGCCATAGCTGGATTGCACGACGAGTTAAGGGTTCAAACTCTCTGGATTGATCTCTGCCTCGATAAATTGAGCGGCTGTTTTCAGCAATCGGCACCGAATAATGAATGTCATAGACGAGTTGCGTTAAGTATTCTCGCCCCATCTCACGATAGCGCGCAGATTCCTGTTATTTTAATGGGATCAAGTAGTGATAACCAAATGCACTCATACTGCAGTTGGCATCCAGATAAAGTTCGCCCTCATGTTCAAACAAAAACCAGGCTCGATTCTCAGTATCCATCACTCTCATCTCAACTCCTTCGGTCTTAGAGACTCACATCACTGTAAACTCACACCTGGCCGTTAAAACGCTTGGAAGAAGACCCCAAAGGCGCTGAAAATCGCCACAAACCAAGACAGTGAACGTAATGTGCCTTTATTCAGTAGATACAAGATCTGATACGCCACCCGCGCGACAATATGCACAACCGCCAACCACTCAGCAGTCGCAGTGACTTTGCCCGTGGCGATAACTGTCACTACGGCCAAACCAAAAATCAGTAAGGATTCGAAGGCGTTTTGATGCCCAGCCAGTGCCCGCGCACCAAATCCGGTTAATTGCGCCTGTTGAGTTCGCGGATGATGATTATCATAACCGCCGGCTTTGGCCATTGCCCATGCGACTGGGCCTTTGGCCAAATACGGCAATAACATAGCGATAAATAAGCAAATCAGTAACGTGTTCATCTTTAAGGGATCCTATTGTTTTTGTTGTGTATGCAGGCCTGCACCTATTTCACCAGATACATGCCTTCGCTGGCGGGACGACTGAATTTAAAACCAAATTTTTCATAGAGTTCAGGTACATCGGCCATTAAGGTGATATAAGCCCCCGTAAAAGCCTCACGGTCTAGGTAGGCCATAATATGCTGCATAATCAATCGGCCAAGCCCCTTGCCTTGATGCTCAGGATCCACAGCCACATCGACGATCTCAAAGTTAATCGCCCCATCCCCCACAACCCGCCCCATACCCACGGTTTGGGTTCCACAGTTAATTTGCACGCCGTATAAGCTATTTGGCAGCGCCTTAACGACGCCCGCCAAGGGTCGAGGACTTAGGCCCGAAATCTGCCGTAAACGGATAAAATCGTCAACCGACGCCACTTGCTCTATCACTTGATACATAGTTCATTACTCAACA encodes:
- a CDS encoding carbon starvation protein CstA — encoded protein: MRTLQLFGFMLTVAGIILAIVMFAPVDSEISEASAGASGLGFLFMVLPMLGCSALMLVPSSTVLFFHDVRRRTYFTGHFWLNLWRVNLMISLGYIALVLYLAFVWLKASSGH
- a CDS encoding nuclear transport factor 2 family protein, producing MPQIAEQTAEALVQAQLVAYNQRDLASFVALFSDDVCIYRPPATEPVIRGKAAFSDFYQNERFNLPHLHAEILNRMVVGNKVVDHERICGIREEPFEVMVVFEVANGLIQAMWSFAAN
- a CDS encoding HlyD family efflux transporter periplasmic adaptor subunit; the encoded protein is MIKDTSGQDKVLVPSTAKRLKLPLMIGGCTLLVSALVWASFGSDKVSQSISRSELTTATLYVGTLTRDVATTGKIVAANAPILYSTEEGTVTLLSNPGDSVSKGDVVAKLESPRLTNQLEQAKSLLAGLESALERAKLDARRNQLQVNQTLDMASVDLEAADRESRRGDLLIQSKLISQIDYEKGKDDLHKAKLKFKHAEQEVALTKDTLTFEVKNKALEVERQSLAVKELERQVDALNIKAPVSGIIGNWLTEQKTRLSANQPILTVVDLSAYEAELAVPESYADELGLGMEVELSFGEVKLMGKLSSISPEVRNREVTARVQFVQSESLKLRQNQRISARVLLEHRANVLMVKRGVFMTSGGGDEVYQVEGDIATRRDIKLGSTSMSQVEVIEGGKAGDEWVISSVEPFNHAEQVKMH
- the pyrC gene encoding dihydroorotase, producing the protein MTTLTITRPDDWHIHLRDGAQLKDTVRDISRYMGRAIVMPNLVPPAIDTETALAYYDRIKAQVPAGSQFEPLMVLYLTDKTSPEEIRKAKASGKIVAAKLYPAGATTNSDSGVTDLKNIYPALEAMQEVGMLFLVHGEVTDSSIDIFDRERVFIENILSKIVADFPKLKIVLEHITTKDAVDFVTQASDNVAATITAHHLLYNRNHMLAGGIRPHFYCLPILKRNTHQQALLGAAASGNKKFFLGTDSAPHAKDRKEAACGCAGSYTAHAAIELYAEAFESVNALDKLEAFASFNGPDFYNLPRNSDTITLVKKSWDVPVSYPLGDNNVVPIRAGEQIDWQVE
- a CDS encoding DUF3144 domain-containing protein is translated as MSDNQQAFYERATEMIKLANQQNQNTEIQTGEVSASFMWAVARYNAWFGSTSFESKEQMQAKKQEMMDYYIERYKEMIDANLEDYIENFDHYRATQK
- a CDS encoding MAPEG family protein; the encoded protein is MNTLLICLFIAMLLPYLAKGPVAWAMAKAGGYDNHHPRTQQAQLTGFGARALAGHQNAFESLLIFGLAVVTVIATGKVTATAEWLAVVHIVARVAYQILYLLNKGTLRSLSWFVAIFSAFGVFFQAF
- a CDS encoding GNAT family N-acetyltransferase — translated: MYQVIEQVASVDDFIRLRQISGLSPRPLAGVVKALPNSLYGVQINCGTQTVGMGRVVGDGAINFEIVDVAVDPEHQGKGLGRLIMQHIMAYLDREAFTGAYITLMADVPELYEKFGFKFSRPASEGMYLVK